A single Saccharolobus shibatae B12 DNA region contains:
- a CDS encoding thermopsin family protease: protein MSSINWIRISFLVMILSLSLISLYNAQNSGVTLLQHDYYFYYNVTVYNGQFIHVKLQASAPITLMIMNQQQLNEFSQGQKTSSLYTIITQSMDQDFEFPGGEYFVVAYNNVSTDNVSIYFRATVLPILPLAYYFSLPAPIGLGFFGVTNESGRIIGTVVPYQEAIGYVTVYSILAYNATPPNGTSPWGAGLQMNAVLQVNTTYGTYVYWLQNVVDFVTNQNTFRIIDNVWNYTSEESLLSNSSVTGGGYVYFYNNKYGYYYGAVGTQRNYSLPFSVILYTKLDSISPNSVIVSFGYNLGSGIVWYDNVTIHQKGAISAFVLVNPFNITPSHDPYDLDLVFAGEDNGEYTYFKEMNASLGLQIVLLNGTIITPKSFYPFGMTGEAADNLEVIGINGSAFVITGNNTFWKQVSVTELPKLYFQQSTSISSRSANTLSSSSISSQSTNTSSSSSNDAIIGLVVFLIFIIIVSSVIYRAVRRYRRHRAFKRMKKFR from the coding sequence GTGTCGTCCATAAACTGGATTCGTATATCCTTCCTCGTGATGATTTTATCTCTCTCATTAATCTCGTTGTATAATGCCCAAAACTCCGGAGTCACTTTATTACAGCATGATTATTATTTCTACTATAATGTTACTGTATATAACGGTCAGTTCATTCATGTTAAATTACAGGCTTCAGCACCGATCACTTTAATGATTATGAACCAACAACAACTCAATGAGTTCTCTCAGGGTCAGAAGACTTCCTCCCTCTATACAATAATTACGCAAAGTATGGATCAGGATTTTGAGTTTCCCGGTGGAGAATATTTTGTTGTAGCTTATAATAACGTCAGTACCGATAATGTTAGTATATATTTTCGTGCTACTGTGTTACCGATACTCCCATTAGCTTATTACTTCTCACTCCCGGCTCCGATAGGCTTAGGCTTTTTCGGCGTGACTAATGAATCCGGGAGGATAATCGGAACCGTTGTGCCTTATCAAGAGGCTATAGGATATGTAACTGTCTATTCAATTCTTGCGTATAATGCAACTCCGCCTAATGGAACAAGTCCTTGGGGTGCAGGTCTGCAGATGAATGCTGTTTTACAAGTCAATACTACATACGGTACTTATGTTTATTGGCTACAAAACGTGGTGGATTTTGTTACGAATCAAAATACTTTTCGCATCATTGATAATGTTTGGAATTATACCAGCGAAGAATCATTACTTAGTAATTCAAGTGTGACTGGAGGCGGTTATGTATACTTTTATAATAATAAATATGGATATTATTACGGAGCAGTCGGAACGCAAAGAAACTATTCGCTACCTTTTTCCGTTATTCTCTATACGAAATTAGATTCCATATCTCCGAACTCCGTAATTGTTTCATTCGGCTATAATCTAGGTTCCGGAATAGTGTGGTATGATAATGTAACAATACACCAAAAAGGGGCAATATCGGCGTTTGTTCTGGTAAACCCGTTTAATATAACACCGAGTCATGATCCATACGATCTTGATCTGGTTTTTGCCGGAGAAGATAATGGCGAATATACTTATTTTAAAGAAATGAATGCGAGCCTAGGACTACAAATAGTCCTATTGAACGGGACAATCATAACACCTAAATCGTTTTATCCTTTCGGTATGACCGGAGAAGCTGCTGATAATCTAGAAGTAATCGGTATAAACGGAAGCGCATTTGTAATCACGGGAAACAATACTTTCTGGAAGCAAGTAAGTGTGACCGAATTGCCCAAACTTTATTTTCAACAAAGTACCAGCATTTCATCACGAAGCGCAAATACTTTATCCTCTTCTTCCATTTCATCACAAAGCACAAATACTTCATCCTCTTCTTCTAATGATGCTATAATAGGTCTGGTCGTGTTTTTGATATTCATAATTATAGTGTCCTCGGTAATCTATAGAGCAGTTAGGAGGTACAGACGTCATAGAGCTTTTAAACGAATGAAAAAATTTAGATAA
- a CDS encoding integrase, translated as MNPGPLPYQGREEGAERRKISLVANLRQYATDGNLNAFRDYLLNEKKLDPTTVQTRLLYLLPGKKITFNNQSVKTYRSFAKFLALREIISEDFADEILKEIKTPKSKPDLRVPTVEEVKHTLQLANEYSENVYTVYRLALESGARLSEILRVLREPERDVCDGPICYYPLSWSRGYKGVFYVFHITSLKKIDITRWGIAGFERRHKDAIPIKYFRKFVASKMAELGIPLDVIDFIQGRKPTRVLTQHYVSLFGIAKEHYKKYAEWLRRFT; from the coding sequence TTGAACCCGGGACCTCTGCCTTACCAGGGCAGGGAAGAGGGGGCTGAACGACGTAAAATATCGTTGGTTGCCAATTTGCGACAATATGCGACAGACGGCAACTTAAACGCCTTCCGCGATTATCTCTTAAACGAGAAGAAGTTAGACCCCACGACGGTGCAAACACGATTATTATACTTACTACCGGGTAAAAAGATTACGTTTAACAACCAGAGCGTGAAGACGTATAGGTCGTTCGCAAAGTTCTTAGCTTTACGCGAGATAATAAGCGAAGATTTCGCCGACGAAATATTAAAAGAAATTAAGACTCCTAAATCAAAGCCGGATTTAAGAGTCCCGACAGTTGAAGAGGTAAAACACACTCTGCAGTTAGCGAATGAGTATAGCGAAAACGTCTATACGGTCTACCGTTTAGCTCTGGAATCAGGTGCTAGGTTGAGCGAAATACTACGCGTGTTGAGAGAGCCTGAGCGTGACGTTTGTGATGGGCCGATATGTTACTACCCGCTTTCATGGAGTCGCGGCTACAAAGGTGTCTTCTACGTCTTCCACATAACGTCCCTGAAGAAAATTGATATAACGAGATGGGGAATAGCAGGTTTTGAACGACGTCATAAGGACGCTATTCCTATTAAATATTTTAGGAAATTCGTCGCGTCTAAGATGGCGGAATTAGGCATCCCGTTGGACGTCATAGACTTTATCCAGGGCAGAAAGCCGACACGCGTGCTGACGCAACACTACGTATCGCTCTTCGGCATAGCGAAAGAGCATTATAAGAAGTACGCGGAATGGTTACGACGTTTCACCTAA
- a CDS encoding Eco57I restriction-modification methylase domain-containing protein produces MSGPSIPQLDIDDIVTCFRDNIRSAGNEEDLRIRVSTQCIEEKILKRLGITQLGKYEYTLVSGARIDALYGHVIVEYKAPGKLSSDKDIVKAKEQVIKYIQQEAQSEVEWDRYLGIIISDKIAFVRYDKTRKLWILRGPYDIKREVIIKLIEAFRGLRRKALKVDSLLNEFGPESPLASESIKEFYKKLISPKSPRTKILFEDWLRLFKQATGYSPDYLKNLEELAKSYNINGNVKYDELIFAIQTYYALILKLLSAEVVYLYGGGRFYKSYIAELDDAYSKEGLDGLKRVLMDLENGGIFRQFGIENFLEGDYYSWYLDEIDKTLADTIAEIARRLSEFEPATPQLEPESARDLLKRLYQHLVPEDIRHKLGEYYTPDWLADFLLDEVGLSRENLEKIGSENSLKPLEIRILDPACGSGTFLVRYISRLRDYAREHFLEDVLVDYLLKNVVGYDLNPLAVLTARTNYLLMIADLPHRNSIEIPIYLTDSLMVERKTTLIGSVYVLKTVAGEFQLPSSIVDKGFLSNVLNEIANALRNKYNDDEFRRRIQFVFKELSNSELNILEDLYTKLLKLEREGKNDIWVSIIRNAFAPILKGKFDFVIGNPPWVAWENLPDDYRELTRPLWENIYGLVGGGSGGFKRDLAMLFLARTFDLYLKRGGKLDFLIPFTVFKTQAGTGFRRFLATKTKILVIHDKVTLRPFEGAINRTASIVIEKPCELKEISSASCPEIKEITATNKKIKHVIWINKSKRPIPTDSHLEDVLKETERFEALMSPTKESDVSSPWMQITEKLLPYIRKITQGSSHYKAHAGVYVGLNQVYFVEIKGKTPDGKLVITNPPESGQKKKVKQVDAAVEPDLIYPLIRGKDIRKWYVEYKDRYIIIPHDMKTEKLISESELKIKYPKTYEYLNLYRDELKKRSIKPFLSLRKRLKRANESYEKIIEKELDSKFYMVDNIGSYTFAPYKVVWKYVAGEITGKASSFSCAVLSLIDNKVAIPHEKLMLIPFENPDEAYYVAGVLNSVIVRTIISSYVIETEISTHITKVINVPKYNPNDNLHVKISDLSKRAHEIAKCIYAETKPDYCSNIRNPEKELMEIEKELDKTVAQLYGMPEDVLDDFRKLFAMLSGEEVPEESEEVSMPQKPSVNVLNTSLKPNVKSSIEIDVVNPSGKEIKFEYEMPWGKDSFSLKEGKYNIETPPLKPGKYEGIIKWTWNNETNTIKVTVEVLEPEGPKRRRTLIDV; encoded by the coding sequence ATGAGCGGACCTTCTATTCCTCAGTTAGACATTGATGACATAGTTACATGTTTTAGGGATAATATTAGGAGTGCTGGAAATGAAGAAGACCTTAGAATTCGTGTCTCTACTCAATGCATCGAGGAAAAAATACTTAAGCGACTGGGTATTACACAGCTAGGCAAATACGAATATACTTTAGTATCTGGAGCTAGAATTGATGCCCTTTATGGACATGTTATCGTTGAATATAAAGCACCTGGAAAACTATCCTCAGATAAAGACATAGTTAAGGCTAAAGAGCAAGTAATAAAATATATTCAGCAAGAGGCACAATCGGAAGTAGAGTGGGATAGATATTTAGGTATCATAATAAGCGATAAGATAGCATTCGTAAGGTATGATAAGACAAGAAAATTATGGATTTTAAGGGGTCCTTATGATATTAAGCGCGAAGTCATAATAAAACTAATAGAGGCATTCAGAGGGCTTAGAAGAAAAGCCCTCAAGGTAGATTCGCTTCTAAATGAATTCGGTCCAGAATCTCCGTTAGCTAGTGAAAGCATTAAAGAATTTTATAAGAAGTTAATATCGCCTAAAAGCCCTAGGACAAAGATATTATTTGAGGATTGGCTAAGATTATTCAAGCAAGCCACCGGATACTCACCTGACTACCTTAAAAATTTAGAAGAATTAGCAAAGAGTTATAATATAAACGGGAACGTTAAGTATGACGAACTGATATTCGCCATACAAACTTATTACGCATTAATTCTAAAGCTGTTATCGGCAGAGGTAGTATATCTTTATGGAGGTGGAAGATTCTATAAATCTTATATCGCAGAACTTGATGACGCATATTCAAAAGAGGGATTAGATGGACTTAAGAGAGTCCTTATGGATTTAGAAAACGGTGGAATATTTAGGCAATTTGGCATTGAGAACTTCCTAGAAGGAGATTATTATTCGTGGTACTTAGATGAAATTGACAAAACATTAGCTGATACTATTGCTGAAATAGCCAGAAGGCTTAGCGAGTTTGAGCCCGCAACGCCACAATTAGAGCCAGAGTCTGCTAGAGACCTACTTAAAAGGCTATATCAACACTTAGTCCCCGAAGATATTAGACATAAACTTGGAGAATATTATACCCCAGACTGGCTTGCTGACTTCTTATTAGACGAAGTCGGATTAAGTAGGGAAAATTTGGAGAAAATAGGTTCTGAAAACTCGTTGAAACCATTAGAGATAAGGATTTTAGATCCCGCTTGCGGTTCTGGCACTTTCCTAGTTAGATACATATCTAGGCTTAGAGATTATGCAAGAGAACACTTTTTAGAAGACGTATTAGTAGATTACCTATTAAAGAATGTTGTAGGTTATGATTTAAACCCATTGGCTGTATTAACCGCGAGAACCAACTATCTATTAATGATTGCTGATTTACCACATAGAAATAGTATAGAGATCCCCATCTATTTAACTGACTCATTAATGGTAGAAAGGAAAACCACCTTAATAGGTAGCGTTTATGTTCTTAAGACAGTAGCTGGGGAGTTCCAGTTACCATCAAGTATAGTTGATAAAGGTTTCCTCTCAAATGTACTCAATGAAATTGCCAACGCATTAAGAAATAAATACAACGATGATGAATTCAGGAGAAGAATTCAATTTGTATTCAAAGAACTATCTAATAGCGAACTAAATATCTTAGAGGATCTTTACACTAAGCTTCTAAAGTTAGAGAGAGAAGGTAAAAACGATATTTGGGTTTCGATAATTAGAAATGCTTTTGCACCAATATTAAAGGGCAAGTTCGATTTTGTCATTGGGAATCCACCATGGGTTGCATGGGAAAACTTACCAGATGATTATAGAGAGCTAACTAGACCGTTATGGGAGAATATATATGGATTAGTTGGTGGTGGTTCAGGTGGGTTTAAAAGAGATTTAGCTATGCTCTTCTTAGCAAGAACTTTTGATCTTTATCTGAAACGTGGAGGGAAACTAGATTTCTTGATACCCTTCACTGTATTTAAGACTCAAGCTGGTACTGGTTTCAGACGTTTTTTAGCTACGAAGACAAAGATATTAGTTATTCACGATAAGGTAACATTACGTCCATTCGAAGGTGCTATTAACAGAACTGCATCGATTGTTATAGAAAAACCCTGTGAACTTAAGGAAATAAGCTCAGCTAGTTGCCCAGAGATAAAGGAAATTACAGCAACTAATAAGAAGATAAAACACGTTATATGGATCAACAAATCAAAAAGACCGATACCAACTGATTCGCACCTGGAGGACGTATTAAAGGAAACAGAAAGATTTGAAGCGTTAATGTCGCCTACTAAAGAAAGTGATGTATCTAGTCCATGGATGCAAATTACGGAGAAACTACTTCCTTATATAAGAAAAATTACTCAAGGATCTTCTCACTATAAAGCTCATGCAGGCGTTTATGTAGGATTAAACCAAGTTTATTTTGTAGAAATTAAGGGTAAGACACCAGACGGCAAATTAGTAATAACTAATCCGCCTGAGAGTGGTCAGAAAAAGAAAGTCAAGCAAGTAGATGCAGCAGTAGAACCAGATTTAATTTATCCACTTATAAGAGGCAAAGATATTAGGAAATGGTACGTTGAGTATAAAGACAGATATATAATTATACCTCATGATATGAAAACGGAGAAATTAATTTCTGAAAGTGAGCTTAAAATTAAATATCCTAAAACTTATGAATATCTAAATCTTTATAGAGATGAGCTTAAGAAAAGAAGTATAAAACCTTTTCTCTCATTGAGGAAAAGATTAAAAAGAGCTAATGAATCTTATGAGAAAATAATTGAAAAAGAGCTAGACAGTAAATTCTATATGGTAGATAATATAGGTTCATATACTTTTGCCCCCTATAAAGTAGTCTGGAAATATGTAGCAGGCGAAATTACTGGTAAGGCATCATCTTTTAGTTGTGCAGTTCTTAGTTTAATTGACAATAAAGTAGCTATTCCGCATGAGAAACTAATGTTGATACCATTTGAAAATCCAGACGAGGCGTATTATGTAGCAGGTGTTTTGAACTCGGTTATAGTAAGAACGATAATATCATCATATGTAATAGAGACTGAAATTTCTACCCACATTACTAAAGTTATTAATGTACCTAAGTATAACCCTAATGATAATTTACACGTTAAGATATCAGATCTTTCTAAGAGAGCTCATGAGATCGCAAAATGTATCTACGCAGAAACTAAGCCAGATTACTGTAGTAATATTAGAAACCCCGAAAAAGAGTTAATGGAAATAGAAAAGGAACTTGATAAAACCGTGGCTCAACTTTACGGTATGCCTGAGGATGTACTTGATGACTTTAGAAAGTTATTTGCCATGCTTTCTGGTGAGGAAGTGCCAGAGGAGTCTGAGGAAGTAAGTATGCCTCAGAAACCCTCGGTTAATGTGCTTAATACATCTCTTAAACCTAACGTAAAGTCCTCAATTGAGATAGACGTAGTTAATCCGTCCGGCAAAGAGATTAAATTCGAATATGAAATGCCGTGGGGTAAAGATTCCTTTAGCCTAAAAGAAGGTAAATACAATATAGAGACTCCACCGCTAAAGCCGGGTAAATATGAAGGTATTATCAAATGGACATGGAATAATGAAACGAATACAATCAAGGTTACGGTAGAAGTCTTAGAGCCTGAAGGACCCAAGAGGCGTAGAACACTTATTGACGTATAG
- the brxL gene encoding BREX system Lon protease-like protein BrxL, with protein MSELNNKIKRCFGDYAVDKRLTYELELAKLPRYVAEYLISEFMGISNNWENRLREFIRDYYYEPEEKELVKHKIVTEGMIKLIDELRVYVDIHTNSHIGVIQSMDLWADVPLDIVEKNRATLITGMWGLITLKKTEVSKEVSEGVKSLSLTVIDFKPFQAPDNDPKILEEARQCFTLDEWIEVLINSIGLDPNVYSSRQRLILLSRLIPLVEGNVNLIEFGPRQTGKTYLYRNVSNYVRIISGGTISPATLFYNLRTRVHGELAVKDTVAFDEISKVRFPNPDEMIGKLKDYMESGQYERGDKRVTSDSSLVFMGNIAVELSENGYVPVEDLTYVLPEPMRDSALIDRIHGLLPGWELPKISQTKYHLSKNYGIASDYLAEAIHSMRKETSATLVNQHVEFSENFKIRDEKAFKKTFSGLFKLLFPDKSFNKNELINIINLSLEYRQRVRDWLHRLEPGEFQNEKLSVKLKS; from the coding sequence ATGAGTGAGCTTAATAATAAGATTAAGAGGTGCTTTGGTGATTATGCGGTAGATAAGAGGCTAACTTACGAGTTAGAGTTAGCCAAACTTCCTAGATATGTGGCTGAGTATTTAATATCGGAGTTTATGGGAATAAGTAATAATTGGGAGAACCGACTCAGGGAATTTATCAGAGATTATTATTACGAGCCAGAGGAAAAGGAATTAGTTAAACATAAGATTGTAACTGAGGGAATGATAAAGTTAATTGATGAGTTAAGAGTTTACGTAGATATTCATACTAATTCCCATATAGGAGTTATTCAATCTATGGATTTATGGGCAGATGTACCATTAGATATCGTTGAAAAGAATAGGGCTACCCTAATTACTGGTATGTGGGGACTAATAACTCTTAAGAAAACTGAGGTTAGCAAAGAGGTTTCTGAAGGAGTAAAATCACTATCACTCACGGTAATTGATTTTAAGCCGTTCCAAGCGCCTGATAATGATCCTAAAATATTAGAAGAAGCTAGGCAGTGCTTTACATTAGATGAGTGGATTGAGGTCTTAATAAACAGTATTGGGCTAGACCCTAATGTATACAGCTCAAGACAAAGATTGATCCTTCTTTCACGCCTTATACCGCTAGTTGAGGGTAACGTGAATCTTATTGAATTTGGACCTAGGCAAACAGGTAAAACGTACCTTTATAGGAACGTGAGCAATTACGTGAGGATAATATCTGGCGGAACGATATCACCTGCGACTCTCTTCTACAATTTAAGGACAAGGGTACATGGAGAGTTAGCGGTTAAAGACACTGTTGCGTTCGATGAAATTAGTAAGGTTAGATTCCCTAATCCCGACGAGATGATAGGAAAGCTTAAGGATTACATGGAAAGTGGGCAGTATGAGCGAGGTGACAAAAGAGTCACGTCAGACTCGTCACTAGTCTTCATGGGTAATATAGCAGTAGAATTAAGTGAGAACGGTTACGTGCCAGTTGAGGATCTAACATACGTACTTCCAGAGCCTATGAGGGATTCAGCATTAATAGATAGAATTCACGGCTTATTACCCGGCTGGGAGCTTCCGAAGATATCACAGACTAAGTACCATTTATCTAAGAATTATGGCATAGCGTCGGACTACTTAGCCGAAGCTATACATTCTATGAGAAAAGAGACATCAGCGACCCTCGTAAACCAACACGTTGAATTTTCAGAAAATTTCAAGATAAGAGATGAGAAAGCATTTAAGAAGACTTTCAGCGGCTTATTCAAGTTATTATTTCCAGACAAGTCGTTCAATAAAAATGAGTTAATCAACATAATTAATTTATCACTTGAATATAGACAACGTGTTAGGGATTGGCTTCATAGACTTGAGCCAGGTGAATTCCAAAATGAAAAACTTAGTGTTAAATTAAAGTCATAG
- a CDS encoding DNA-binding protein yields MQKLQNTEKILIILSHGCATLERLEEKTGIPKEELLVYLTRLYKRGLIYRKWQKYGGKKFRETVLKEKTRCFKRWE; encoded by the coding sequence GTGCAAAAACTCCAAAATACTGAGAAAATATTGATAATATTATCCCACGGGTGTGCTACTTTAGAGCGATTAGAGGAAAAGACGGGGATCCCGAAGGAAGAGCTCCTAGTTTATCTGACCAGACTATATAAGAGGGGGCTAATTTATCGAAAATGGCAAAAATACGGTGGTAAAAAGTTTAGAGAAACTGTCTTAAAGGAAAAGACGAGATGTTTTAAACGGTGGGAATAA
- a CDS encoding mechanosensitive ion channel domain-containing protein, which yields MAKSATTKVGSAIGRTVVYIILYVIVSAVVKFVIEVLLPSFHLNAVSYESYIQILLALAFGYLIVSGISLIFYYSLLPKYGHPTAAAVRNVMRIIGIGALVAAIAGAVAGGAAGVALGGFIGIVIGFASQQVLGQAVAGMFLLIARPFKINDNVNLVGEDGIVEDVSTLFTTVIKSDGTKVFIPNNAIIGNKIYLKPVQQQQKSS from the coding sequence ATGGCGAAATCTGCTACCACAAAGGTTGGAAGTGCAATAGGAAGAACAGTAGTTTATATAATTCTTTATGTCATTGTAAGTGCGGTAGTTAAGTTCGTGATTGAGGTGTTATTACCATCATTTCACTTGAACGCCGTGAGTTATGAATCGTACATACAGATATTATTGGCACTGGCATTTGGTTACCTAATTGTCTCCGGAATTTCTCTAATATTCTATTATTCCCTATTGCCAAAGTACGGTCATCCAACAGCGGCTGCGGTAAGGAATGTTATGAGAATTATTGGAATTGGAGCACTAGTAGCTGCGATAGCAGGTGCAGTAGCTGGTGGAGCAGCTGGTGTTGCATTGGGCGGTTTCATAGGTATAGTAATAGGTTTTGCATCACAACAAGTATTGGGTCAAGCAGTCGCTGGAATGTTCCTATTAATAGCTAGGCCGTTTAAGATAAACGATAATGTTAATCTAGTGGGCGAAGATGGAATAGTTGAGGATGTTAGTACGTTATTTACGACTGTAATAAAATCGGATGGGACTAAGGTATTCATACCCAATAACGCCATAATAGGGAATAAGATTTATTTGAAACCAGTTCAACAACAGCAAAAGAGTTCTTAG
- a CDS encoding DedA family protein, with protein MIYVFKGLSGYIILFLLMIGEGLGLPLPSEVIMPLVGYYSYLGSISLYIGIIVGTLGSLVGSIIAYVIGYKLGLPFLKRYGKYILIDEGKIEALHNWFLRYGDIAVFGFRFVPGLRALISYPAGIGQMKIPKYLGFTFLGHTIWDIVLSLVGYELANQINFVVTLAEKFGNYILIFVVTIIVIYILVRVLHNRQ; from the coding sequence ATGATTTACGTATTTAAAGGCTTATCGGGTTACATTATCCTTTTTCTCCTCATGATTGGTGAGGGATTAGGACTGCCTTTGCCTAGCGAAGTTATAATGCCGTTGGTAGGTTATTATTCATACCTGGGTAGTATATCCTTATATATAGGTATAATAGTAGGTACTTTGGGTAGTCTGGTTGGCTCTATAATAGCATACGTAATAGGTTATAAACTAGGCTTACCCTTCCTAAAGAGATATGGGAAGTACATTTTAATAGATGAGGGTAAAATAGAGGCGTTACACAATTGGTTTTTGAGATATGGTGATATTGCGGTATTTGGATTTAGGTTTGTACCGGGATTGAGGGCTCTCATATCGTATCCTGCGGGGATAGGGCAAATGAAAATTCCTAAATATCTAGGGTTTACTTTTTTGGGGCACACTATTTGGGACATCGTGCTTTCCCTAGTAGGTTACGAGTTAGCTAACCAGATTAATTTTGTTGTGACTCTAGCTGAGAAATTTGGGAACTATATACTAATCTTTGTAGTTACAATAATTGTAATTTATATTCTGGTAAGAGTATTACACAATAGACAGTAA
- a CDS encoding AbrB/MazE/SpoVT family DNA-binding domain-containing protein has translation MEKQVVSNEYILRVDEKGRIVIPKEVRDKLKISNSVRLIVNESGEIIIKKMERNIEKYAGYFRVDWSKLAGMDIDEILNEALKERSEKWLRDILT, from the coding sequence GTGGAAAAGCAAGTGGTATCAAATGAGTATATATTAAGAGTAGATGAAAAGGGAAGGATTGTGATTCCAAAAGAAGTAAGGGACAAGCTAAAGATTTCCAATTCAGTTAGACTAATTGTAAATGAAAGTGGTGAAATTATTATAAAGAAAATGGAGAGAAATATAGAGAAATATGCTGGATATTTCAGAGTTGATTGGAGTAAACTTGCAGGAATGGATATCGATGAAATTTTGAATGAGGCGTTGAAAGAGAGGAGTGAAAAGTGGTTAAGAGATATTTTGACGTGA
- a CDS encoding alpha-ketoacid dehydrogenase subunit beta codes for MKIRGIAQSIAEAIKQEMERNDRIVVVGEDVTYWGAVFGFTMGLFEKFGRKRVFDTPITEQTFMGMAVGAATAGLHPVVSLMFVDFLGAGFDQMYNHMAKNYYMSGGQFPMPVTIITAIGGGYGDSSQHSQVLYGLFAHLPGFKVVVPSTPYDAKGLVTKALRDPNPVVVFGHKLLTGLPFLPFEGTEEEVPDEPYEVEFGKAVLRREGNDLTIISAGLMVHRSLRAAEMLQRDGISTEIIDLRTLIPLDEETIVKSAKKTGRVLIVDEDYMSYGMTGEVAFRIQAKALKDLKVPIARLAVPDVPIPFSEPLENTVIPNVERIYNEARKLYQES; via the coding sequence ATGAAGATAAGGGGAATTGCACAATCGATTGCAGAAGCGATAAAGCAGGAAATGGAAAGAAATGACAGAATTGTGGTGGTAGGAGAGGACGTAACGTATTGGGGGGCAGTGTTTGGATTTACAATGGGTTTATTTGAGAAGTTCGGTAGAAAAAGGGTTTTCGACACGCCAATAACAGAGCAAACTTTTATGGGAATGGCAGTAGGCGCAGCAACTGCTGGCTTACATCCAGTAGTTTCCTTGATGTTCGTTGATTTCTTAGGAGCTGGATTCGATCAAATGTACAACCATATGGCCAAAAATTATTATATGAGTGGTGGGCAATTTCCAATGCCAGTAACTATAATAACAGCAATAGGAGGAGGGTATGGCGATTCATCTCAGCATTCTCAAGTGTTATACGGTTTGTTTGCCCACTTACCTGGATTTAAGGTTGTAGTACCATCAACACCATACGATGCTAAAGGTTTAGTAACTAAGGCGTTAAGAGATCCAAATCCCGTCGTAGTGTTTGGGCATAAATTATTAACTGGATTACCATTCTTACCCTTTGAGGGTACAGAGGAGGAAGTCCCAGATGAGCCTTATGAGGTTGAGTTTGGTAAGGCTGTTTTAAGAAGAGAAGGTAATGACTTAACAATAATTTCCGCAGGATTAATGGTTCATAGGAGTTTGAGGGCTGCTGAAATGCTTCAACGGGATGGAATTTCGACTGAGATAATTGATTTAAGGACATTAATACCTTTAGATGAGGAGACTATAGTTAAGTCTGCAAAGAAAACTGGAAGGGTTTTGATAGTGGATGAGGATTATATGAGTTATGGAATGACGGGAGAAGTAGCGTTTAGAATACAAGCTAAAGCATTAAAGGACCTTAAGGTACCAATTGCTAGGTTAGCAGTTCCAGATGTTCCAATACCCTTCTCTGAACCATTAGAGAACACTGTAATACCTAATGTTGAGAGAATATATAATGAGGCGAGGAAGTTATATCAAGAAAGTTAA